The Hordeum vulgare subsp. vulgare chromosome 7H, MorexV3_pseudomolecules_assembly, whole genome shotgun sequence DNA window tgcttgggctggacgcccccgatcagggcgtgagtcaaggtccaatgggtCGTTGGGCCCATTGgaaagagatcaatctaacacAAGCTAGTTTTATGAACGGGGTCAAGCTAGTTCTGTTCATATTTGTTTTTGCATCTCGTATAGCTTTAGAAAAAATAGGGTGTCTCCGAACTTCAAGCAACACTTTTTCTTGAAGGGCGTGCCCAGAACATCTCACAACTAAGGGCATCTTCAACAGTCCGTATGTTCAATCGTTGATATAAGTGTCCACATCAACAATCAACAACACATCATACAAGATTTTTAATAGAGTGTATGTTAatcgtatgtaaaataactaagcgGGTCCACTAAACATGAAAGAAATAACCATGCTTGTCTCGAAGCTTGTGcgtgaaccgttgcttcaagttcatacgatttcattatctctcttcttttattatgtgtcatgtcatcaaaatcatctatgtggcaattttaccaacgatgatcatacaaccattggagatgccctaagagcATACAACTACTACTTTAGTTAAAAAACTAcctatttttaaaaaaaattcagataATTATCGATCAGGGTGGTCTGCTGTTTCAAAAAACCCAAATTGTCAAGTAGTTTACGACTAATTGTGATTATGACAGGTCGGACCCACACCTAAACGAAGCGTTAGTTTGATCGTTAACTGATATGTTGGCCGCACATATCAGTGTCTCTTCTCATCcaatcatcttcttctcctcctctctgcctccCTTGTTCTCCTCCATTCTCCCTGCTCATGAAGAACGCGGGATAACCACCATGGCCGTCAACCACACTGTTGGTCCAAGCAAAATAGTGATGGTCTTCATTTGTCACAAGTTAAATATGCTACTAAGTTGTTAAACAGGATTGGCATGAAAAACTGCAAACCTTCACCAACACCACTCGCAAGCTCAGAACCTCTTTCCTTGATAGAAGGACAACTCCTGGATGAGGAGGACAtcaggagttacagaagtatggttggTTGTCTTTAGTACTTGACTCTTACTCGGCCTTATATCTCTTTTGCAGTGAACAAAGTATGTCAATTCCTTCATGCTCCTACCACAGGTCATTGGACAACAACCAAGAAGATTCTATGGTATGTGAAGAACACATTGATAGTTGGACTCACGTTCAGAAAATCATCATATGATCTCATTAGTACATTCTCTCATGAGGATTGGGGTGGGTGCCTAGATGATAGAAGGTCCACTGGAGGGTTTGCTATCTTTTATGGACCTAATCTAATTTCATGATGTGCAAAGAAACATGAAACAATATCCAGTTTTAGTACAAAAGCGGAATATAAGGCACTAGCAAAAGCAAGAGTTGAAGTTATTTGGCTTCAGTCTATGCTAAAGGAATTGAGGATTCCACAAGTGCATCCCCCATGTATCTTGTGTGATAACCTTGGTGCAACATATCTTTCTGCTAACCTAGTTTTTCATGCCAGGACAAAGCATATTAAAATAGATTTTCACTTTGTAAGAGAACGAGTTGCAAACAAAGAATTAGATATCAGATTTATTCCTTCAAAGGATCAACTTGCAGATGGATTTACAAAAGCTCCACCTACAAGAAGTTTTAAAGCATTTAGACATAATCTTAACTTAGTGAAGTTGTGATTAAGGGGGAATATTAAACATGTTCGATAGGATTGGGTATGGCTTGTGCGCCAAGTCTATAACAAAAGGTTGTTTAAGTTAGAATTATCTATCCCTCGCTCCCCTGTGATATCTCGTAATATCTCTACCGTATCTTTTGTAACCTATTGAGAGATGTGTCTCTCCACAATCAATAAATACGTGTGGCCCTCTCTATACGAGGATGAGACACTttatttacctaataataaagaggctaccgTTTCTGTCGGAAAACTCGCCGCAGCTGATTTGCATAAAGGCCCCTAGGGTTTTAGGTATTCAACCCGCACTCCCTTTTAAAGTGAAAAAACGATTCAATCATTTTTTTTTGCAGAAAGGCCCCTGTTAGCTTCATCAGGACTTGGCCCGCACTTCGGTTGTTGCTATTGGGCCTGCTCGTCAGCCCATCAAATCTAAAAAATCAGGTGTGTTCGTATGAATCGAACTCCCGACATTCTACGTCAAGCTTGCAGGCTGCGACCAACCGGGCTAGCTCATCCTCGTGTAAAATTTAAGCTTTCCCGCATATTAAATAGCACCACCTCGCTTCTTTACATGGTACTTTACCAATTTATATAGGTCTATGATTTTCAGTCAACAAGCAGCATTGAGAATCAATAATTAATATTAAACGGTCCCGTTTTGTGAGATTGATTCGGACATGAAGATCGTGTGTAAAACGAGGGAGAGAGAACAGAAAAAAATTGCTCCTTTGGTCTTATACCTTGATATAAGAGGTGTATATGTGGTTAAAAATAATTAGATTAATTGCAAATCATGTGCAAAAACACATGGATTAATTATGATAAAATCTATAGTGCCAAACTTTTGCTTTGTTTATTAAATATGAAGGCAGCACCATTTGCATATAATTTGTGCAGAGTTACGTTTGTTTGATTCACATAATGGTCGAGGCAACCTTATACATAAAAAATGACTATAACGTGAATGCTCTCACGAGATCAGGCCATGACAACGGCATCACATCTTTAGTTTTCTGAATGGAATTTTAAAAATCCCTATCTTATTTCTTGGACATGTCCAAAAGTTCCTTTTATATATACCATATCTCTATAGCTTGATTAAAATGTTAAAGCATGTATACTTTTTGTATAAAAGGGCAGGGTGATATGGGGAGAAAAAACAACCTTATACACAAAAAATGACTATAACATGAATGCTTTTAGGAAATCAGGCCGTGACAACGACACCACATTTTCAGTTTCCTGAATGGCCTTTTAAAAATCCGTATCTTATTCTTGCATATGTCCAAAATTTACTTTTATATCTAATTCTCAAGTGTTGCACCATCTATTCTTTTACTATAAGAAGGTGCAGCAATAGGGAAATAGTTTTTTTTCATTGCAACGCATGGGCATTTGTGCtagtctctccctaataataaatcaaatacggtttctggtcgtccgtcatttAAATTACTCCCATAGTtggctaaaattacccaccaatgtcaCTCGTAAGTGAAAAAAGGTTCGTTTTTCAGATTTAAGAAGTCGGCGCCGTTCTTTGTTGTTATATCATCCGATACATTAGCAGTACAAGAACCAACGAGTAACGCGATGGCTAACACTTCAAACCTCCACACTAGAGACCAGGGTTCGATCCTAGGTTCGGGCGCCcctattttgtattttttttcttttttttcctttttttccttctctaaattaattccagatttcaaaagaacaaagtatCAAAATTATGAGTATAAAAAATGTAGGAAAAAAGCAAAAACTGTTTGTGTATTCGAAAAATATATTCAAAAAGTCATAAAATATTAATGAGTTTGAAAACattcatttctttttcttctctaaattaatttcagatttcaaaagaacaaagtatCAAAAAATTATGAGTATAAAAAATGTAGGAAAAAGTAAAAACTGTTTGTTTAttcaaaaaatatattcaaaaagtcaaaaaatattcatgagttCGAAAATTGCTCACATATTATAAAACAAATCACGATTTCAAATAAACTGTAATGAAATACTAAATGATCATGATTTTTGTATAAAATTATCCAGTAATCAAAACATATTCATGAATTTGAATAGCTTGTCCATCATCTTTTAGAAAATCTTCATAAAAATTAATACACATCCATAAATAATGAACAAAATGAACTGTCGCTTACATAAAGGTTTTATTAGGGGATCTGTAAAGGTCATTTTATGATTTTATTTAGACCTTTGCATATCAAAAAGTTGCGAGTTTGAAAAAAAGTAGGAAAATGATAAACCATTTGTGAATTCAGAAAATATTCGGAAAATCATAAATAGTTCATGAGTTCAGAAATTGCTCACAAATTATAAAAAAAATCACAATTTCAAATAATTTTTCATGAAGTAAGAAATGTTCAAAAAATTAAAAATGATCCGGTATTCAAAGGATATTCAGGAATTTGAAAAACATCTCCATctatttttagaaaatgttcgcaAAAATTAAAACACATCCGTAAATAATGAACAAAACTAAATGTCGCTTACATACAGGTTTTATTACGAGATCTCTGGAGGtcgttttatgatttttttagtcCCTCGCGTTAGGCAAAAAAAGGTTTTCGTGTTTTGTACAACGCTGAGCCCAACCAAATTGACACAACTTTTTATGGATTAGTTTTGTACACAATTATGTTTATTCTCGTACCAGAATACTGGTTATGGTAAGCACCGCTACGCTAAGTTAAGTCGAGGCACATCATTCATCAGTATAGCTCAGGTAGGGTCCGTAAATGCAGTTTGCTCGGCCACAAAATATTATGTTGTGACGCCTTAAGAAATCAAGTCGCGATGAACATCAAATTTTTTATTTATGAAATCATACTTTTTTATATCTACCACACCTGCATAATCTAATagtttttcccgttgcaacgcacgagcatATTTGCTAGTATAAACTAATACCCATAAGTGTAGATTCCAAACCTCTTCTTTTTCATGGTTCAAATTGCCCTCCTCCTCCgtccaccaccatcatcatcaccatcaccatcatctactatctctactattaaagcggAGTTGGGGATGCATTCATACATCCAACTCCCCCTTCCCTTGATCCCTTCTTCCCATGTCCTACATTAACTCAATCAAGTTGAATTGAATATTACCAAAACCTCAACTAAGTAAAGAAAGAACGAAAATATTTTCTTCCCCTACCTTACTCAAATTAAATTAAATATTTCCAAAACGTAAACAAAACCATTATTTTGTCTTTCTTACCTATACTTagatcaaatatttttcaaaatctaGAATATAATGGATATAATATTTATGTCGGGCACGATTAGTGTTGAACCAGTAGAATGTGGATGCCCCGCCGCAATGCACGTCAATTAGCTAGTATCATGTACAGTTACACTTACACCACATCATCCATCTGAATATATCACGCTCAAAGGCAGCTCAAGAATTAAAGAGTATGCGGTTTTTCATGACGCCGTTTTGATAATGTGAGTTTGCCAACAACGTGACATGAGATTCGTCTTTTTTTTTTTACCTATTTGTATTTTTAGGGAACATAATGAGCATCTGCCCAGACATGTATCCCTTTGACGGGCTTAATTGAAGTCCACGGTTATTTCTTCTCACAATCGAGcccaaaaagaaaacaaaaccaGTGATTACACAAGTCCAACGCCGCCACCGCACCTTTGCTCCATTGTCCTTGCCAAACCCTCGCTCCACCACACGACGTGCCGGCGACCACGCTCGACGAGCCGAGCCGCAATGCCtccatgaggaggaggaggaggaggaacggGTGAACAAAGATCCGGGGAGCAGGACCTCCCACCGGCGACTGGCCACGAGGAGGCCGCATCCCcttcgcctccgccgccgccattgCTGCCTCACCTCGCCGTCACTCCCGTCGCCTCTCAGGTGCGTTCCTCGCCCCCTGTGCTCTTTGATCCGTGAAATCGATCCGTGACCTAAACCGAAATGTCTGCTGCACCATATCTTCAGAGCAAGAAGATGAAGCGGGAGGATCTCGACGTCCTCATCGAGATCCTGTCGCGGGTGCCCTACACATCGCTCTTCCACTTCAAGCGCGTGTCCAAAGAGTGGCTCGCCCTCTGCTCCGACCCCGGCGTCCGCAAGAGGTCGCCGCAGACCTTGTCCGGCTTCTTATACTTCAACCTCGGCTGGCGTTTCCAGAATTTGTCCGGGTGGAGCCCTCCCATCGTCGACTCCAATCTCCCTTTCTTACGCGGCAGCTATAAATTCTTGTGCCTCCTATAGAATTGCCGGACCACCTTTCGCGTTTCCGATGTATATGGCCTGTCCGCGGCCATGATCTTCTCATCGGAAACTGGAGGGTGGACTTCCATGCAGAGTCAGTGCGACGATGGCAGTACATATCGGGTCAGTGATTTAGAAAGCACCTTCCTGAATGGCATTATGCATCTCCCTACTCGATCTTCGTCAATAGTCACAGTGGACCTGAAAAGGAATGCTTGGAGGAAAATTAAAATGTCACCTGGCATGACAAACAACTATGGCAGTGCTTCCATTGGGCAGTCACAGGGACGCTTGTCTGTTTGGGAAGAGGGTCAAGATGGTTGCCAGCTCTCTATTTGGGTTCTTGAAAATTATGATAGTGGACAGTGGACCCTAAAGTATACCATTAACTGTTTTGAA harbors:
- the LOC123408310 gene encoding uncharacterized protein LOC123408310, yielding MSAAPYLQSKKMKREDLDVLIEILSRVPYTSLFHFKRVSKEWLALCSDPGVRKRSPQTLSGFLYFNLGWRFQNLSGWSPPINCRTTFRVSDVYGLSAAMIFSSETGGWTSMQSQCDDGSTYRVSDLESTFLNGIMHLPTRSSSIVTVDLKRNAWRKIKMSPGMTNNYGSASIGQSQGRLSVWEEGQDGCQLSIWVLENYDSGQWTLKYTINCFELLGRDCCKNNEYHSMFAIHPECNLIFLTDGNEKMLSYNMDNQKVHVICASEDFFMGVPLCLLPYVPCFEEWSSNGQ